The Clostridium beijerinckii genomic sequence CATAGTATCCTTGTCATCCATAGGAATCTCATGTGGATCAACCCCTGTTATATCTTGAAGCATTCTTATAACTGTCGGGTCATCGTGCCCTAGTATATCAAGCTTCAATAGATTTTGGTCAATAGAGTGATAATCAAAATGTGTTGTTATAATATCAGAATTAGCGTCATCAGCTGGATGCTGCACAGGGCAGAATTCAAATATTTCTCTTCCCTTTGGTACAACTATAATTCCACCTGGATGCTGACCTGTAGTTCTTTTTATACCAGTACACCCTACTGAAATTCTCATTGTTTCAGCCTTGTTTATTGGAAGATTCTTTTCTTCATAATATTTTTTAACATAACCAAACGCTGTTTTTTCTGCTATAGTACCTATAGTCCCTGCTTTAAATGTTGTTCCCTTTCCAAAGATAACTTCTGTATATCTATGGGCTTTTGCCTGATATTCCCCTGAGAAGTTTAAATCTATATCTGGTTCTTTATCTCCATTAAAGCCTAGGAATGTTTCAAATGGTATATCTATTCCATCTTTATGAAGCTTTTCTCCACAAACAGGACATACTTTATCTGGCAAGTCAAAGCCGTTTAGAACGCCATAATCCTCAAAATCAGAATACTTACACTTAGGACATCTATAATGAGGTGGAAGCGCATTAACTTCTGTTATACCAGTCATATTTGCAACGAAGGATGAACCAACAGATCCTCTGGAACCTACTAAGTATCCATCTTCATTTGATTTCCATACCAGCTTCTGAGCTATGATATACATTACTGAGAATCCATTTTTTATAATAGAATCCAGCTCTTTATCAAGTCTTGCCTGAACTATTTCTGGAAGTGGATCTCCATAAAGTTCATGAGCTTTTTCATAAGCTATATCTTTTATTGTCTGCTCACAACCTTCTATATGTGGTGGACATTTTTCAGGAGAAATTGGGCTTATTTGCTCACACATATCTGCTACTATATTAGTATTTGTAACTACAACTTCATAAGCTTTTGTTCTTCCTAAATAAGAGAATTCATCAAGCATTTCTTCAGTAGTTCTTAAATATAATGGTGCTTGATTATCTGCATCCTTAAATCCCTGTCCTGCTTCTAATATACGTCTGTATATTTCATCTTCAGGATCTAGGAAGTGAACATCTCCAGTTGCCACTACAGGCTTTCCTAATCTTTCTGCAAGTTCTACAATCTTTTTATTAATTTCTTTTAAATATTCTTTATTTGGAACTTGCTCCTGTCTTACTAAGTAATCATTATTACCTAAAGGTTGAATTTCTAAGTAATCATAGAAATTAGCAATTTCCTCAATTTGTTCTTCTGGTTTTCCAAGAAGTATTGCTTGATATAATTCCCCTTCACTACAAGCACTTCCAATAATTAAACCTTCAGAATATTTCTTAAACATGCTCTTTAATATACGTGGTTTTTTATAAAAATAATCTAAATGAGAATATGATACCAATTTATATAAGTTCTTTAACCCCACGTAATTTTTTGCTAGTATTATTGCATGATGAGTTTTAACCTTTTTATATGCTACTTTCTTAGCTTCTTCATCAGCTGCATATAAATCTATATCTGATAGAGTTTGTGCACCTCTTTCTTTTAGCTTTTCAATCATTATGTTAAATACCTTAACAGTTGTATCAACATCATCTAAAGCTCTATGGGCAACTTCAACCTTTATTCCAAGATTCTTAGCAATTCTTCCTAGCTTATAAGATTTATAATCAGGGAATACATCTTGCGCTAATCCCAAAGTATCTACATAGGTAAAATCAAACTCATAACCTAAAACTTTCGCATTATGCTTTAAGAATCCAATATCAAAGTCAGCATTATGCGCAACTAAAACACTTCCTTCAATAAATTCAAGCAATTTAGGGAAAACTTTATCAATGGTTTCTGCATTTTTTACCATATCATCAGTTATCTTTGTAACCTCTACAACTCTCATAGGAATTGACTTTTGAGGGTTTACAAAAGTACTAAACTTATCTATAACCTTACCATCCTTAATTTTCATTACTCCTATTTCAGTAATCTTTTCTGTCTGAGGAGAAAAACCTGTAGTTTCTAAATCAAGAACGCAGTATACTGTATCAATACTTTCTTCCCTAACATTTGTTACAGATGGCTTTTTATCAGGTGCTAGGTAAGCTTCAACTCCATATATGACTTTCATATCTGGATTATCTCTTCCAAGCAATTTGTGCGCTTCTGGAAATGACTGAACTACTCCGTGATCAGTTATAGCAATAGACTTCATTCCCCAGCCCATAGCTCTCTTAATTAAATCACTAGCACTAGACATGGCATCCATCTGGCTCATTTGAGTATGCATGTGAAGCTCTACTCTCTTGACCTCAGAATTATCCTGTCTCTTATATTTCTTTATTCCATTTGTTTCAATAACAGTGTTAGCAATAAGTTCAACTTCATGAGAGAAATTACTATATCCTGCATTTCCAGCAAGTCTAAGCCCCTTAGCCTTTTTTATTCTAGAAAATACTTCATCATACTCAGTAGGCTTTGCAAAAATCTTGCAAGTCATTGAATTTGATCCATCATATAAATCAAAGGAGATTAACATCTTTCCACTTCTTAATTCTTTTGCTTCTAAATTAGATATTTCACCCTCTAAAGCTACTCTTCCCTCATCAGGCGTTATATCATTAATTTTAATTATGTTTTCCTTAATATTAGCATTTCGCCCTAAAATCAAGAATGGATTACTTGCCTTTTTGCCATCACCCTCAGCTTTTACCTCTGGCTTACCTTCTTCAGCTTTAGGTACTTCAGGAGGATTATTGCTTTGGTTAATTTTTATTTCTTTAATAACTTTCATCTCATTAGCACGTTTATCTTCTGCAATTTTTACTAATTCTTCGCTATCTATTTGGTCAATAAAGTTGATATTATAATGTTTCCCGTACATATGCTTTATAGCTTTATTAATTTGCTTATCATATTCCATGGTTTTTAGAAAACCTGCTACAGGAATTTTAAAATTAAAATTTATAGTATTTCCTTCTATTTCATAGTCACTATTATTAACCGCTGCCTTTAATGCAGGATACTTTGTAGATAAGGAATATACGATATTTTTCAATTCTTTTTCTATAGGTCTTATTTCGACCTCGTCACTATACTTTACAATAATTTTAGAATCATTTAATCCGAATTTACCTTTTATAAAACTATTGAAACTTTCAATTTCCCCTAGTTCAATATAATTATCTGAACTAATTTCCATTTCCAGCACTTTAGTTTTCTTACGCAAGACTACGGATTGTATAACGGCAGTATTTATGCTGCCAGCCGATTCATAATCACTAAAAGCTTCATTTATTCTCTTCATACTACTCATTAACCTTTTCTAAAAAATTTTCAGTATGCTACTATTATATAGATTAAACTTGCAATTTGTTAAGCTTCAA encodes the following:
- the polC gene encoding DNA polymerase III subunit alpha: MKRINEAFSDYESAGSINTAVIQSVVLRKKTKVLEMEISSDNYIELGEIESFNSFIKGKFGLNDSKIIVKYSDEVEIRPIEKELKNIVYSLSTKYPALKAAVNNSDYEIEGNTINFNFKIPVAGFLKTMEYDKQINKAIKHMYGKHYNINFIDQIDSEELVKIAEDKRANEMKVIKEIKINQSNNPPEVPKAEEGKPEVKAEGDGKKASNPFLILGRNANIKENIIKINDITPDEGRVALEGEISNLEAKELRSGKMLISFDLYDGSNSMTCKIFAKPTEYDEVFSRIKKAKGLRLAGNAGYSNFSHEVELIANTVIETNGIKKYKRQDNSEVKRVELHMHTQMSQMDAMSSASDLIKRAMGWGMKSIAITDHGVVQSFPEAHKLLGRDNPDMKVIYGVEAYLAPDKKPSVTNVREESIDTVYCVLDLETTGFSPQTEKITEIGVMKIKDGKVIDKFSTFVNPQKSIPMRVVEVTKITDDMVKNAETIDKVFPKLLEFIEGSVLVAHNADFDIGFLKHNAKVLGYEFDFTYVDTLGLAQDVFPDYKSYKLGRIAKNLGIKVEVAHRALDDVDTTVKVFNIMIEKLKERGAQTLSDIDLYAADEEAKKVAYKKVKTHHAIILAKNYVGLKNLYKLVSYSHLDYFYKKPRILKSMFKKYSEGLIIGSACSEGELYQAILLGKPEEQIEEIANFYDYLEIQPLGNNDYLVRQEQVPNKEYLKEINKKIVELAERLGKPVVATGDVHFLDPEDEIYRRILEAGQGFKDADNQAPLYLRTTEEMLDEFSYLGRTKAYEVVVTNTNIVADMCEQISPISPEKCPPHIEGCEQTIKDIAYEKAHELYGDPLPEIVQARLDKELDSIIKNGFSVMYIIAQKLVWKSNEDGYLVGSRGSVGSSFVANMTGITEVNALPPHYRCPKCKYSDFEDYGVLNGFDLPDKVCPVCGEKLHKDGIDIPFETFLGFNGDKEPDIDLNFSGEYQAKAHRYTEVIFGKGTTFKAGTIGTIAEKTAFGYVKKYYEEKNLPINKAETMRISVGCTGIKRTTGQHPGGIIVVPKGREIFEFCPVQHPADDANSDIITTHFDYHSIDQNLLKLDILGHDDPTVIRMLQDITGVDPHEIPMDDKDTMSLFFSTKALGVTPNQINSEVGTFGIPEFGTKFVRGMLVDTKPKTFSDLLCISGLSHGTDVWLGNAKDLIDNGVITSISDAVCTRDDIMVYLIRKGLPPNTAFKIMETVRKGKALKEPKFPEYEAMMREHDVPEWYIESCKKIKYMFPKAHAAAYVMMAFRIAWFKVHIPQAYYATYFTIRAKAFDAEFMIFGKEKVKAKMQEIQALGNDAGPKDKDMYDDLEIVLEMYERGFKFLPIDLYKSSATKFQLEEDGIRPPINSIAGMGNVAAEGIASAAKEKEFNSVDDVKKRSKIGNAAIELLRKFDCLNGLPESDQMSFFDAV